In a genomic window of Salvelinus fontinalis isolate EN_2023a chromosome 7, ASM2944872v1, whole genome shotgun sequence:
- the LOC129858904 gene encoding apolipoprotein D-like produces the protein MACQGTKHGIKRFPIFWILLLLPLVSAQTYHWGPCPTPSVQPNFSLQQYLGTWYEIAKLPASFERGKCIQADYSLRGDGTIRVLNSQFYKGKVRTVEGTAVVQDPKKTAKLGVSFSYFTPYSPYWVLSTDYVSGAVVYSCTDVLRIFHVDYAWILGRSRFLPAEEVEYARQLLAKENIDTFKMSVTDQTGCD, from the exons AAAAAGGTTTCCTATATTTTggatcctcctccttctccctctggtCTCCGCGCAGACATACCATTGGGGTCCATGCCCCACCCCCAGTGTCCAGCCCAACTTCAGCCTGcagcag TACCTGGGCACGTGGTATGAGATAGCGAAACTTCCAGCATCCTTTGAGAGAGGGAAATGCATCCAGGCCGATTACTCTCTGAGGGGAGACGGCACCATTAGAGTCCTCAACTCCCAGTTCTA TAAAGGTAAGGTGCGGACTGTGGAGGGGACAGCAGTGGTCCAGGACCCAAAAAAAACAGCCAAATTGGGAGTCAGCTTCTCCTACT TCACTCCCTATAGTCCGTACTGGGTGCTGAGTACTGACTATGTGAGTGGAGCGGTGGTGTACAGCTGTACTGACGTGTTGAGGATTTTCCATGTCGACTACGCCTGGATCCTGGGACGTTCCCGCTTCTTGCCTGCAGAGGAAGTAGAGTACGCCAGGCAGCTGCTGGCTAAAGAAAACATTGACACCTTCAAGATGAGTGTTACTGATCAAACGGGCTGCGACTAG
- the LOC129859075 gene encoding apolipoprotein D-like, whose translation MFPIFWILLLLPLVSAQTYHWGPCPTPSVQPNFNLQQYLGTWYEIAKLPASFERGKCIQADYTLRGDGTIRVLNSQFYKGKVRTVEGTAVVQDPRKPAKLGVSFSYFTPYSPYWVLSTDYVSGAVVYSCTDVLRIFHVDYAWILGRSRFLPAEEVEYARQLLAKENIDTFKMSVTDQTGCD comes from the exons ATGTTTCCTATATTTTggatcctcctccttctccctctggtCTCCGCGCAGACATACCATTGGGGTCCATGCCCCACCCCCAGTGTCCAGCCCAACTTTAACCTGcagcag TACCTGGGCACGTGGTATGAGATAGCGAAACTTCCAGCATCCTTTGAGAGAGGGAAATGCATCCAGGCCGATTACACTCTGAGGGGAGACGGCACCATCAGAGTCCTCAACTCCCAGTTCTA TAAAGGTAAGGTGCGGACTGTGGAGGGGACAGCAGTGGTCCAGGACCCAAGAAAACCAGCCAAACTGGGAGTCAGCTTCTCCTACT TCACTCCCTATAGTCCGTACTGGGTGCTGAGTACTGACTATGTGAGTGGAGCGGTGGTGTACAGCTGTACTGACGTGTTGAGGATTTTCCATGTCGACTACGCCTGGATCCTGGGACGTTCCCGCTTCTTGCCTGCAGAGGAAGTAGAGTACGCCAGGCAGCTGCTGGCTAAAGAAAACATTGACACCTTCAAGATGAGTGTTACTGATCAAACGGGCTGCGACTAG